GCTGCGGCGTTTCGGCCGCCGGACGCGCTGCCGTCGCCGGGCGCGGGAACGTCCCGCTCGCCGGAGAAGTCACCCGCCGCCACCCTGAGCGTGCGGAGCTGGCCGAACATCTGCCGCAGGTCGTCCTCGCCGTACATGCCGAGCCCGAAGTCGGCCGCCATCAGGTCGGCCGTGGCCCGCCGCACGACGTCGCGGCCCGCGTCGGTGATCTCCGCGAGCACGCCCCGCCCGTCGTGCGGGTTGCGCATCCTGCTGACCAGCCCGGACCTCTCCAGCCGGTCGACGGTGTTCGTGACACTGGTCGGGTGCACCATGAGGCGCTCGCCGATCTTCCACAGCGGCAGCGAGCCCGTCCTGCTGAAGGTCAACAGCACCAGCGCCTCGTATCTGGCGAAGGTCAAGTCGTAGGGCTTCAGGAGCGAGTCAAGTTGCGACAGGAGGATCTGGTGCGCTCTCATGATCGAGGTGACGGCGGCCATGGCGGAAGAGG
This Nonomuraea muscovyensis DNA region includes the following protein-coding sequences:
- a CDS encoding MarR family winged helix-turn-helix transcriptional regulator encodes the protein MSQPKPLNLPFDPIERAAQTWRVHFGPSSAMAAVTSIMRAHQILLSQLDSLLKPYDLTFARYEALVLLTFSRTGSLPLWKIGERLMVHPTSVTNTVDRLERSGLVSRMRNPHDGRGVLAEITDAGRDVVRRATADLMAADFGLGMYGEDDLRQMFGQLRTLRVAAGDFSGERDVPAPGDGSASGGRNAAADPRLH